In Paractinoplanes brasiliensis, the following proteins share a genomic window:
- the ispG gene encoding flavodoxin-dependent (E)-4-hydroxy-3-methylbut-2-enyl-diphosphate synthase, whose amino-acid sequence MTAVSLGMPAVPPPPLAPRRHSRQIMVGNVPVGGGAPVSVQSMTTTLTADVNKTLQQIAELTASGCQIVRVAVPSQDDVEALPAIAKKSQIPVIADIHFQPKYVFAAIDAGCAAVRVNPGNIRQFDDKVKEIAKAASDAGVPIRIGVNAGSLDKRLLQKYGKATAEALVESALWECSLFEEHGFRDIKISVKHNDPVVMIRAYRQLAEQCDYPLHLGVTEAGPAFQGTIKSSVAFGALLAEGIGDTIRVSLSAPPVEEIKVGQQILESLGLRERGLEIVSCPSCGRAQVDVYTLAEQVTAGLEGLPVPLRVAVMGCVVNGPGEAREADLGVASGNGKGQIFVKGQVIKTVPESIIVETLIEEALRLADEMGADLPDELRELLPGPQVTVH is encoded by the coding sequence GTGACCGCAGTCAGTCTCGGTATGCCGGCCGTTCCCCCGCCGCCGCTGGCCCCACGCCGGCACAGCCGTCAGATCATGGTGGGCAACGTGCCGGTTGGTGGCGGCGCCCCGGTCAGCGTGCAGTCGATGACGACCACGCTGACCGCCGACGTCAACAAGACGCTGCAGCAGATCGCCGAGCTGACCGCGTCCGGTTGTCAGATCGTCCGGGTCGCCGTGCCGTCCCAGGACGACGTGGAGGCGCTGCCCGCGATCGCCAAGAAGTCGCAGATCCCGGTGATCGCCGACATCCACTTCCAGCCGAAGTACGTGTTCGCGGCGATCGACGCCGGCTGCGCGGCCGTCCGGGTCAACCCGGGCAACATCCGCCAGTTCGACGACAAGGTCAAGGAGATCGCGAAGGCGGCCTCCGACGCGGGCGTGCCGATCCGCATCGGGGTCAACGCGGGCTCGCTCGACAAGCGGCTGCTGCAGAAGTACGGCAAGGCCACCGCCGAGGCGCTGGTCGAGTCGGCGCTGTGGGAGTGCTCGCTGTTCGAGGAGCACGGCTTCCGCGACATCAAGATCTCGGTCAAGCACAACGACCCGGTCGTCATGATCCGTGCCTACCGCCAGCTCGCCGAGCAGTGCGACTATCCGCTGCACCTCGGCGTGACCGAGGCCGGGCCGGCGTTCCAGGGCACGATCAAGAGCTCGGTCGCGTTCGGCGCGCTGCTGGCCGAGGGCATCGGCGACACGATCCGGGTGTCGCTGTCGGCCCCGCCGGTCGAAGAGATCAAGGTCGGCCAGCAGATCCTTGAGTCGCTCGGCCTGCGCGAACGGGGTCTCGAGATCGTGTCGTGCCCGTCCTGCGGCCGCGCCCAGGTCGACGTTTACACGCTGGCCGAGCAGGTCACGGCCGGGCTCGAGGGACTGCCGGTGCCGCTGCGGGTGGCCGTGATGGGCTGCGTCGTCAACGGTCCGGGCGAGGCGCGCGAGGCCGACCTGGGTGTGGCGTCGGGCAACGGCAAGGGCCAGATCTTCGTCAAGGGCCAGGTCATCAAGACGGTGCCCGAGTCGATCATCGTCGAGACCCTGATCGAGGAGGCCCTGCGCCTGGCCGACGAGATGGGCGCCGACCTCCCCGACGAGCTGCGTGAGCTGCTTCCGGGGCCGCAGGTCACGGTGCACTGA
- a CDS encoding GNAT family N-acetyltransferase, whose protein sequence is MLTVPIRQLGESERAQVEKILDRDPYAGAQIAERVAAHGLNWWRSDGRIFGYGPGRRVESMIWSGAHLVPVCTTPAATAAFAEVLGAEPRICSSIIGRSDAVLDLWDRLGGHWGRARDVRPNQPLLVADRDPAIAADPEVRLVRPHEVDALFPAAVAMYTEEVGVSPLLDDGGRGYRRRIVELVKGKRAYARFVGDRVIFKAELAIVTNRTTQVQGVWVDPEFRGRGLAAPAMATVVRDALRRVSPTVSLYVNDYNAPARRLYAKCGFVSAGSFATVLF, encoded by the coding sequence GTGCTGACGGTGCCCATTCGCCAGCTCGGTGAGTCCGAGCGTGCGCAGGTCGAGAAGATCCTCGATCGCGACCCCTATGCCGGCGCTCAGATCGCCGAGCGGGTGGCCGCGCACGGGCTCAACTGGTGGCGCTCCGACGGCCGGATCTTCGGCTATGGTCCGGGCCGCCGCGTCGAGTCGATGATCTGGTCGGGCGCCCATTTGGTCCCGGTGTGCACGACGCCCGCCGCCACCGCCGCGTTCGCCGAGGTGCTCGGGGCCGAACCGCGTATCTGCTCGTCGATCATCGGGCGTTCCGACGCGGTCCTGGACCTGTGGGACAGGCTGGGCGGTCACTGGGGGCGGGCCCGCGACGTGCGCCCCAACCAGCCGCTGCTGGTGGCCGACCGCGATCCGGCCATCGCCGCCGACCCCGAGGTGCGGCTCGTGCGACCCCACGAGGTCGACGCGCTGTTCCCGGCGGCCGTGGCGATGTACACCGAGGAGGTCGGCGTGTCACCCCTGCTCGACGACGGCGGCCGCGGTTACCGTCGGCGCATCGTCGAGCTGGTCAAGGGCAAGCGCGCCTACGCACGGTTCGTCGGCGACCGAGTGATCTTCAAGGCCGAGCTGGCCATCGTGACCAACCGGACAACGCAGGTGCAGGGCGTCTGGGTCGACCCGGAATTCCGCGGCCGCGGGCTGGCCGCCCCGGCGATGGCCACGGTGGTACGCGACGCACTGCGCCGGGTGTCACCCACGGTGAGCCTCTATGTGAACGACTACAACGCGCCGGCCCGGCGCCTCTACGCCAAGTGCGGCTTCGTCTCGGCCGGCTCGTTCGCGACAGTGCTTTTCTGA
- a CDS encoding PadR family transcriptional regulator: MRHHHEGPHGSRHRGFSFPPGFPFGGPGDFGPGGPWGGPGQRGGRRGGRGGRPNVRAAVLALLLERPMHGYEMIQELDSRTNGIWRPSPGSIYPTLQLLEDEGLIEPETEGSRKSYRLTADGRPEAETAAQNPPWGNIGDDTMSQVQDFRDAAVGIMGALKQVGFNGTPEQRQRALEILNETKRKLYAILADE; this comes from the coding sequence ATGAGGCATCATCATGAGGGCCCGCACGGCTCGCGTCACCGCGGTTTCAGCTTCCCGCCCGGCTTCCCGTTCGGGGGCCCCGGCGATTTCGGTCCTGGCGGCCCGTGGGGAGGTCCCGGCCAACGCGGCGGGCGTCGCGGTGGGCGAGGCGGCCGGCCCAACGTCCGCGCCGCCGTCCTGGCGCTGCTCCTCGAGCGGCCCATGCACGGCTACGAGATGATCCAGGAACTCGACTCCCGCACGAACGGGATCTGGCGGCCCAGCCCCGGCTCGATCTATCCCACACTGCAGCTGCTGGAGGACGAGGGGCTGATCGAGCCCGAGACCGAGGGCAGCCGCAAGAGCTACCGCCTGACTGCCGACGGCCGCCCCGAGGCCGAGACCGCCGCGCAGAACCCGCCGTGGGGCAACATCGGCGACGACACGATGTCGCAGGTGCAGGATTTCCGCGACGCCGCGGTCGGCATCATGGGCGCGCTCAAGCAGGTCGGCTTCAACGGCACGCCCGAGCAGCGCCAGCGAGCCCTCGAGATCCTCAACGAAACCAAGCGCAAGCTCTACGCGATCCTCGCCGACGAGTGA
- a CDS encoding CG0192-related protein: MALIHKATLSPTKVELLAAWLPSRSWYQGAAGAAVERVASYRFDDPEGEVGIETLLVTAGDGPTYQIPLTYRAAPLEDADEWLVGTTEHSVLGLRWVYDGTGDVVYAEALAQALLTGSGQAQEFIEIDGHLEPRQPSMTITTSLINEFAEARAVTAITHVDPANPTVIETDKLTLTIPRILDRAVSHPGAVLFGTWQAEPASVPLAFALPR, encoded by the coding sequence ATGGCATTGATCCACAAGGCGACTTTGAGTCCCACCAAGGTTGAACTGCTGGCGGCGTGGCTCCCGAGCCGCTCGTGGTATCAGGGCGCGGCCGGCGCCGCTGTCGAACGGGTGGCGTCCTACCGTTTCGACGACCCCGAGGGTGAGGTCGGCATCGAGACCCTGCTGGTCACGGCGGGTGATGGGCCGACCTATCAGATCCCGCTGACCTATCGGGCGGCACCTTTGGAGGACGCCGACGAGTGGCTGGTCGGCACGACCGAGCACTCGGTTCTGGGCCTGCGTTGGGTGTACGACGGCACGGGCGACGTCGTTTACGCCGAGGCCCTGGCGCAGGCGCTGCTCACCGGCAGCGGCCAGGCACAGGAGTTCATCGAGATCGACGGCCACCTGGAGCCGCGGCAACCGAGCATGACGATCACGACCAGTCTGATCAACGAGTTCGCCGAGGCCCGCGCGGTCACGGCCATCACCCACGTCGACCCGGCCAACCCCACGGTCATCGAGACCGACAAGCTGACCCTGACCATCCCCCGCATCTTGGACCGAGCCGTCTCCCACCCCGGCGCCGTCCTCTTCGGCACATGGCAGGCCGAACCCGCCTCGGTGCCGCTCGCGTTCGCTCTCCCCCGCTGA
- a CDS encoding LLM class F420-dependent oxidoreductase: MTVPLSGIPLSEHAAVFAALGDAGFTDLWSSEVAGADAFTPLTLAAAWAPQFRLGTAIAPVFTRGPGLLAMTAAALADAAPGRFQLGIGASSPVVVGDWNAVEFTEPFQRSRDVLRFLRAALAGELVDQQFETFPVRRFRLERPPAVPPQILLAALRPGMLRLAAAEADGVILNWLSPADVGTALAEVKTDKPDFDVAARIFVCPTDDAGHARSVGRRMIAAYLTVPAYAEFHRWLGRGDVLTPMWRAWSSGDRKAALAAIPDAVVDDLIVHGSPDECRAKVEAYVAAGITVPAMALLPTPALDSGDAGAILDVLTALGR, translated from the coding sequence ATGACCGTTCCCTTGAGCGGGATCCCGCTCTCCGAGCACGCCGCCGTCTTCGCCGCGCTGGGCGACGCCGGTTTCACCGATCTGTGGAGTTCGGAGGTGGCCGGCGCGGACGCGTTCACGCCGTTGACGCTGGCCGCCGCGTGGGCCCCGCAGTTCCGGCTCGGCACGGCGATCGCGCCCGTCTTCACGCGCGGGCCCGGCCTGCTCGCGATGACCGCGGCCGCGCTGGCCGACGCCGCCCCGGGCCGGTTCCAACTGGGCATCGGCGCCTCGTCCCCCGTGGTGGTGGGCGACTGGAACGCTGTCGAGTTCACCGAGCCGTTCCAGCGCAGCCGCGACGTGCTGCGTTTCCTGCGCGCGGCCCTCGCCGGCGAGCTCGTCGACCAGCAGTTCGAGACCTTCCCCGTACGCCGGTTCCGCCTCGAACGCCCCCCGGCCGTCCCGCCGCAGATCCTGCTGGCCGCGCTGCGCCCCGGCATGCTGCGCCTGGCCGCCGCCGAGGCCGACGGCGTGATCCTGAACTGGCTCTCCCCGGCCGACGTCGGCACCGCCCTGGCCGAGGTCAAAACCGACAAGCCCGACTTCGACGTGGCCGCCCGGATCTTCGTCTGCCCCACCGACGACGCCGGTCACGCCCGCAGCGTGGGCCGTCGCATGATCGCCGCGTACCTGACCGTCCCCGCGTACGCCGAGTTCCACCGCTGGCTGGGCCGCGGCGACGTCCTGACCCCGATGTGGCGGGCCTGGTCCTCGGGGGACCGCAAGGCCGCCCTGGCCGCGATCCCGGACGCCGTCGTCGACGACCTGATCGTGCACGGTTCCCCCGACGAGTGCCGGGCCAAGGTCGAGGCGTACGTGGCCGCCGGCATCACTGTGCCCGCCATGGCCCTGCTCCCCACCCCGGCCCTCGACTCCGGTGACGCCGGCGCGATCCTCGACGTGCTGACCGCTTTGGGCCGCTGA
- a CDS encoding ABC transporter permease, translated as MRTYEAAKVVAAREIRVKLRDKTFLFSTAFFLLFAIAITVLPAVFSGGPASVAVADRSVAATLEQAGLDVRVVADDAAAEKLVRDDEVDAAVVSGPEVLSMSETPDDVVRALSTAPPVRLLDADAVNPTLAYIVPFALAFVFFFTSFLFGLQIAQSVTEEKQTRIVEILVASVPTRALLAGKVAALSLLAFVQVGLIALVTLVGSRLAGVDSGILRLLEPTIGWFVAFFVVGFVMLAALWAGVGAMASRPEELSGSSQPVQMAVMLPFFAVVFFGENDLVMRVLSYVPFSAPIAMPTRVFTGEAALWEPIVSLVIMAVTAALLLGVGTRIYEGSLLRTNGRTSWATAWRSKATS; from the coding sequence ATGAGAACGTACGAGGCCGCCAAGGTCGTCGCCGCCCGCGAGATCCGGGTCAAGCTGCGCGACAAGACGTTCCTGTTCAGCACCGCGTTCTTCCTGCTGTTCGCGATCGCCATCACGGTGCTGCCGGCCGTGTTCTCGGGCGGGCCGGCCTCCGTCGCGGTCGCCGACCGGAGTGTGGCAGCGACGCTGGAGCAGGCCGGCCTCGACGTCCGTGTGGTCGCCGACGACGCGGCCGCCGAGAAGCTGGTGCGCGACGACGAGGTGGACGCCGCGGTCGTGTCCGGACCCGAGGTGCTGAGCATGTCGGAGACACCGGACGACGTGGTACGGGCGCTGAGCACGGCTCCCCCCGTACGTCTGCTGGACGCCGACGCCGTGAACCCGACCCTCGCCTACATCGTCCCGTTCGCCCTGGCCTTCGTCTTCTTCTTCACCTCGTTCCTGTTCGGCCTGCAGATCGCGCAGAGCGTGACGGAGGAGAAGCAGACCCGCATCGTCGAGATCCTGGTCGCCAGCGTCCCGACCCGTGCGCTGCTGGCGGGAAAGGTGGCAGCACTCTCGCTGCTCGCGTTCGTGCAGGTGGGCCTGATCGCGCTCGTCACGCTGGTCGGCTCGCGGCTGGCCGGGGTCGACAGCGGCATCCTGCGCCTGCTGGAACCCACGATCGGGTGGTTCGTGGCGTTCTTCGTGGTCGGTTTCGTGATGTTGGCGGCGCTGTGGGCAGGCGTGGGCGCGATGGCGTCCCGCCCCGAGGAGCTGAGCGGCTCGTCGCAGCCGGTGCAGATGGCCGTCATGCTGCCGTTCTTCGCGGTGGTCTTCTTCGGCGAGAACGACCTGGTGATGCGGGTCCTGTCGTACGTGCCGTTCTCGGCGCCGATCGCGATGCCGACCCGGGTGTTCACCGGCGAGGCCGCCCTGTGGGAGCCGATCGTCTCGCTCGTCATCATGGCCGTCACGGCGGCGCTGCTGCTGGGTGTGGGCACTCGGATCTACGAGGGCTCGCTGCTGCGCACCAACGGCCGCACCTCGTGGGCGACGGCGTGGCGCTCGAAGGCGACGTCCTAG
- a CDS encoding ABC transporter ATP-binding protein, translating to MTTVLNVSSVSRSFGDRAVLKNVSFAVGGGKLTGFVGANGAGKTTTMRIILGVLAADSGEVTLGGKPLTREIRQRFGYMPEERGLYPKMTVHDQVVYLGRLHGLSSAAAEERTKKLLERLGLGERAGEKLEKLSLGNQQRAQVAAALVHDPEVLVLDEPFSGLDPIAVETMVEVLRDRAAAGAPVLFSSHQLELVERLCDDLVIIADGGIRAAGDRASLRAGHSEPRYQLRVDTDAGWLRDQPGVTLLDLDGPHAVFRLDEGFDDQKVLLAALERGPVRAFGPVVPTLTEIFREVVR from the coding sequence ATGACCACCGTGCTGAACGTGAGTTCCGTCAGCCGCAGCTTCGGTGACCGGGCAGTTCTCAAGAACGTCTCGTTCGCCGTGGGCGGCGGCAAGCTGACCGGGTTCGTCGGCGCGAACGGCGCCGGCAAGACCACCACCATGCGGATCATCCTCGGCGTCCTGGCCGCCGACAGCGGCGAGGTGACCCTGGGCGGCAAGCCGCTGACCCGCGAGATCCGCCAGCGCTTCGGGTACATGCCGGAGGAACGCGGCCTGTATCCGAAGATGACCGTGCACGACCAGGTCGTCTACCTCGGCCGGCTGCACGGGCTGAGCAGCGCCGCGGCCGAGGAGCGTACGAAGAAGCTGCTGGAACGTCTCGGGCTGGGCGAGCGGGCGGGCGAGAAGCTGGAGAAGCTGTCGCTCGGCAACCAGCAGCGCGCGCAGGTCGCGGCCGCCCTGGTGCACGACCCCGAGGTGCTGGTGCTCGACGAGCCGTTCTCGGGCCTCGACCCGATCGCCGTCGAGACGATGGTCGAGGTGCTGCGCGACCGGGCCGCGGCCGGAGCGCCGGTGCTGTTCTCGAGCCACCAGCTCGAACTGGTCGAACGGCTCTGCGACGACCTCGTGATCATCGCCGACGGCGGGATCCGGGCCGCCGGCGACCGCGCCTCCCTGCGCGCCGGGCACAGCGAGCCGCGCTATCAGCTGCGGGTCGACACCGACGCCGGCTGGCTGCGCGACCAGCCCGGGGTGACGCTGCTCGACCTCGACGGCCCGCACGCCGTCTTCCGCCTGGACGAGGGCTTCGACGACCAGAAGGTGCTGCTGGCCGCGCTGGAGCGGGGACCGGTGCGCGCGTTCGGCCCCGTCGTCCCGACCCTGACCGAGATCTTCCGAGAGGTCGTCCGATGA
- a CDS encoding response regulator transcription factor produces MIRVLLADDHRLVRTGFRVILGLEDDIEVVGEAEDGAQALAAVAAHAPDVVLMDVEMPVMDGLEATRRIVAGQGGPSVLILTTFDRDDYLFAALEAGASGFLLKNSSPESLVEAVRVIARGDALLAPEITRRVISAFARPGATRAEPAARLGELTPREHEVLVELAGGATNAEIAASLHLGETTVKTHVSRVLTKLGARDRTQAVVMAYELGVVRPGG; encoded by the coding sequence GTGATCCGGGTCCTCCTCGCGGACGACCACCGCCTCGTGCGTACGGGGTTCCGCGTCATCCTCGGCCTGGAGGACGACATCGAGGTGGTCGGCGAGGCCGAGGACGGCGCCCAGGCCCTGGCGGCCGTCGCCGCACACGCGCCCGATGTCGTGCTGATGGACGTCGAGATGCCGGTCATGGACGGGCTGGAGGCGACCCGTCGCATCGTCGCCGGCCAGGGCGGCCCGTCGGTGCTGATCCTGACCACGTTCGACCGCGACGACTACCTGTTCGCGGCGCTGGAGGCCGGCGCGAGCGGGTTCCTGCTCAAGAACAGCTCGCCGGAGTCCCTGGTCGAGGCGGTACGCGTGATCGCCCGGGGCGACGCGCTGCTGGCCCCCGAGATCACCCGCCGGGTCATCTCGGCGTTCGCCCGGCCGGGCGCCACCCGGGCCGAACCGGCGGCCCGCCTCGGCGAGCTGACCCCGCGCGAGCACGAGGTGCTGGTCGAGCTGGCCGGGGGCGCCACCAACGCCGAGATCGCGGCGTCGCTGCACCTCGGCGAGACCACCGTCAAGACCCACGTCAGCCGCGTGCTGACCAAGCTCGGGGCACGTGACCGCACCCAGGCCGTGGTGATGGCGTACGAACTGGGAGTCGTCCGCCCGGGCGGATGA
- a CDS encoding sensor histidine kinase codes for MPSLDDWRRPKPTPRQRRIDLVIGLVVVATALLYVMLARSVGQIIWGVERSAFEHLAFSFAVTFPLIWRRSHPDVVLIVTAVVFIAGQVREAQEIQFASGAIFAAIYSAGAWSSDHGRSRWLRFGVIGAMFGWLAITWLISFDGIPSDAFADGTGELPPLLSALISQVLLNMAVFGFAFFFGEIAWQSARREAVLVDQAEQLRQARTVAEEQAVVTERLRIARELHDVVAHHVSVMGIQAAAARRAMDRNAGTARDSLTAVEESARTAVDELQRMLGALRTADEPVTAPSPGLDRVEELLDRVRDAGLTPQFAVFGEVKDLPASTSQTAYRVVQEAVTNALKHAGASTIDVRIRYLARELEIDVADDGRGAARTTGGMGLVGMRERVGLLGGTVEAANRNGDSGGFRVRSRLPLAIPAQRVAS; via the coding sequence ATGCCCAGCCTCGACGACTGGCGACGCCCGAAGCCGACCCCTCGGCAGCGCCGCATCGACCTCGTCATCGGCCTCGTCGTGGTCGCCACCGCCCTGCTCTACGTGATGCTCGCGCGCAGCGTGGGCCAGATCATCTGGGGCGTCGAGCGCAGCGCCTTCGAGCATCTGGCGTTCTCGTTCGCGGTCACGTTCCCGCTGATCTGGCGGCGTAGCCACCCCGACGTCGTCCTGATCGTCACGGCTGTCGTGTTCATCGCCGGTCAGGTTCGCGAAGCCCAGGAAATCCAGTTCGCCTCGGGCGCGATCTTCGCGGCGATCTACTCCGCGGGCGCGTGGAGCTCCGACCACGGACGCTCGCGGTGGCTGCGCTTCGGCGTGATCGGCGCGATGTTCGGATGGCTCGCCATCACCTGGCTGATCTCCTTCGACGGCATCCCCTCCGACGCTTTCGCCGACGGCACGGGCGAGCTGCCCCCGCTGCTTTCGGCCCTGATCAGCCAGGTGCTGCTCAACATGGCGGTGTTCGGCTTCGCGTTCTTCTTCGGCGAGATCGCCTGGCAGTCCGCCCGGCGCGAGGCGGTGCTGGTCGACCAGGCCGAGCAGCTGCGCCAGGCCAGGACAGTGGCCGAGGAGCAGGCGGTGGTCACCGAGCGGCTGCGCATCGCCCGCGAGCTGCACGACGTGGTGGCGCATCACGTGTCGGTCATGGGGATCCAGGCCGCGGCGGCCCGCCGGGCGATGGACCGCAACGCCGGGACCGCGCGCGACTCGCTCACCGCCGTCGAGGAGAGCGCCCGTACGGCGGTGGACGAGTTGCAGCGCATGCTGGGCGCGCTGCGGACAGCCGACGAGCCGGTGACCGCGCCCAGCCCGGGACTCGACCGGGTCGAGGAGCTGCTCGACCGGGTCCGCGACGCCGGGCTGACTCCCCAGTTCGCGGTGTTCGGAGAGGTCAAGGACCTGCCCGCGTCGACCTCCCAGACGGCGTACCGGGTCGTGCAGGAGGCCGTGACCAACGCGCTCAAGCACGCCGGGGCGTCGACGATCGACGTCCGGATCCGCTACCTCGCCCGCGAGCTGGAGATCGACGTGGCCGACGACGGCCGGGGCGCGGCCCGCACGACCGGCGGCATGGGGCTGGTCGGCATGCGCGAGCGGGTGGGACTGCTCGGCGGCACGGTCGAGGCGGCCAACCGCAACGGCGACTCCGGCGGTTTCCGCGTACGGTCGCGTCTGCCCCTGGCCATCCCGGCGCAGCGGGTGGCGTCGTGA
- a CDS encoding helix-turn-helix domain-containing protein produces the protein MSTTFDDADFPAYTMGRAADMIGVTPAFLRSLGPAGLIEPERSHGGHRRYSRHQLQLAQRVRQLLDEGYLLTAACRIVTLEDRLAAAHRRILELGGALTPGDDADIPTQTHPDIAKTQYYRAG, from the coding sequence ATGAGCACGACCTTCGACGACGCCGACTTCCCGGCGTACACGATGGGCCGCGCCGCCGACATGATCGGCGTGACCCCCGCATTCCTCCGCAGCCTCGGCCCCGCCGGCCTGATCGAGCCCGAGCGCTCGCACGGCGGCCACCGCCGTTACTCCCGTCACCAGTTGCAGCTCGCCCAGCGGGTGCGCCAGCTCCTCGACGAGGGTTATCTGCTGACCGCCGCCTGCCGCATCGTCACCCTGGAGGACAGGCTGGCCGCGGCCCACCGCCGGATCCTCGAGCTGGGCGGCGCCCTCACCCCCGGCGACGACGCCGACATCCCCACCCAAACCCACCCCGACATCGCGAAAACGCAGTATTACCGCGCCGGCTGA
- a CDS encoding amino acid permease, whose amino-acid sequence MSVNPAPSTDEERLAQLGYQQELHRRLSGFSNFAVSFSIISILAGAITSYGIAMTAGGPMAITLGWLFVGIMVTFVALAMAEVCSAYPTAGALYWWAAALAKRNKAAWAWFVGWFNFLGEVAVTAAIDFGAAITTSAFLSLTFDMEVTTGRTFLIFLVIIVVHGLLNTFGVNLVRLLSDVSAWWHLAGVAVIVGVLTIVPDTHKPISEVFTEVHNATGFTFAGAGIYAVLIGLLMAQYTYTGYDASAHVAEETHDAARAAPRGIVMSVVVSVIAGFVLLFAITWSIQDYEAQRTTELGLPPAQIFIDAAGHDLGTFLLFICMVAQWFCGMASVTANSRMSYAFARDGALPGSRLWKQVNPRTGTPTNSIWLCVALSTLLVLPSLWNTTAYLAATSVAVIGLYIAYVMPVFLRRANPDFEPGPWHLGRWSAVVGWIAIVWVGIICVLFVLPTASPITAGNFNYTIVAVAVVLAFATIWWFAGARKWFTGPKQNLIEKAHQGEQTMPTEN is encoded by the coding sequence ATGAGTGTCAACCCCGCACCCAGCACCGACGAAGAACGCCTGGCCCAACTCGGCTACCAGCAGGAACTGCATCGCCGACTGTCCGGCTTCTCGAACTTCGCGGTCTCCTTCTCGATCATCTCCATCCTGGCCGGCGCGATCACCTCGTACGGCATCGCCATGACCGCCGGTGGCCCGATGGCCATCACCCTGGGCTGGCTGTTCGTCGGCATCATGGTGACCTTCGTGGCGCTCGCGATGGCCGAGGTCTGCTCGGCCTACCCGACCGCCGGCGCGCTCTACTGGTGGGCGGCGGCGCTGGCCAAACGCAACAAGGCGGCCTGGGCCTGGTTCGTGGGCTGGTTCAACTTCCTCGGCGAGGTGGCCGTCACCGCGGCGATCGACTTCGGCGCCGCCATCACCACGTCGGCGTTCCTCAGCCTGACCTTCGACATGGAGGTCACGACCGGGCGGACGTTCCTGATCTTCCTGGTGATCATCGTCGTGCACGGCCTGCTGAACACGTTCGGCGTCAACCTGGTGCGGCTGCTCTCCGACGTCAGCGCCTGGTGGCACCTGGCCGGCGTGGCCGTGATCGTGGGCGTGCTGACGATCGTGCCGGACACCCACAAGCCGATCTCCGAGGTGTTCACCGAGGTCCACAACGCCACCGGCTTCACCTTCGCCGGCGCGGGCATCTACGCCGTGCTCATCGGTCTGCTGATGGCGCAGTACACCTACACCGGCTACGACGCCTCGGCCCACGTCGCCGAGGAGACGCACGACGCCGCCCGGGCCGCGCCGCGGGGCATCGTGATGTCCGTGGTCGTCTCGGTGATCGCCGGTTTTGTGCTGCTGTTCGCCATCACCTGGTCGATCCAGGACTACGAGGCGCAGCGCACGACCGAGCTGGGGCTGCCGCCGGCGCAGATCTTCATCGACGCAGCCGGGCACGACCTCGGCACGTTCCTGCTGTTCATCTGCATGGTGGCGCAGTGGTTCTGCGGCATGGCCTCGGTGACGGCGAACTCGCGGATGTCGTACGCCTTCGCCCGTGACGGCGCGCTGCCCGGCTCGCGCCTGTGGAAGCAGGTCAACCCCCGTACGGGAACGCCGACCAACTCGATCTGGCTCTGCGTCGCCCTGTCCACGCTGCTGGTGCTGCCGTCGCTGTGGAACACCACGGCGTATCTGGCGGCGACCTCGGTCGCCGTCATCGGCCTCTACATCGCGTACGTGATGCCGGTGTTCCTGCGGCGCGCCAACCCGGACTTCGAGCCGGGCCCGTGGCACCTGGGCCGGTGGAGCGCGGTCGTCGGCTGGATCGCGATCGTCTGGGTAGGAATCATCTGTGTCCTGTTCGTCCTGCCCACGGCCAGCCCGATCACCGCGGGCAACTTCAACTACACGATCGTCGCGGTGGCCGTCGTGCTGGCCTTCGCCACGATCTGGTGGTTCGCGGGAGCTCGCAAGTGGTTCACCGGGCCGAAGCAGAACCTGATCGAGAAGGCGCACCAGGGCGAACAGACCATGCCGACCGAGAACTGA